In Carassius carassius chromosome 38, fCarCar2.1, whole genome shotgun sequence, the genomic stretch tgaataaaatattggctcatgtgatttgaaagtcttttagttttcattttattaaaatttaaaaaacgtcccaacttttctggaattcgggttgtattctcttttatactttttttgtatttatgtcttaattggtaacactttattaaaaagtttcattagttaacatggaCTAACAATGAACTGCACGTGAACagcctttattattttttgttaatgttaacatttactaatacttcattaaaatcttgttaacattagtaaatgcactgtaaaccaacactgaacagctgtatttttacctaacgttaacaaagattaacaaacacagcaacaaatgtattgctcatggttatttaatacatgaactaatgttaactagtTATTGTAGACTGTTACCAATATATTCAACATTAATTTCCTTATGCTGTATTGTAATGTCAAGGtttttaaataaggtttttattgtCATCTTAAGGTCTCACAGGACAATATTGTGAAGCATTCATTTTACTTTGCCTAGTAAAATAGGCAAATCTGATTTTATGCTGATAAGACAAAGGTACTTATCATAGAGAGGCAATTAAGATTATGCGACTAAGATTACTCAGTAAACTCTATTCAAATACCATCACTTAATTTCCCACATCCTCTGTCTGCACCTCTTGTACTATAGGGTTTTAGTACTTTAAATATCAGGACACAATCTTATATGTCCTAACAGAGAGGTCTACTGATGACCGGACTgaacacaattcattttttaacttttcacttgatgtattgcaattatatttatatactttaaaagcaAAGTACACTCTGAATGGATCTCACAACTCCTGAAGAGACGTATATTTCTCTGTACTGAATATTGTGCTTCACAGTTTAGACTGTCAGTTCATGATCATATGTAACAGGAACATTAATCATGATcaagtcattttatatattttattcccaaATGATTCGGAaactttcaaattaataaaacgtGTACAAATTGAACTATGTCTGAATCTTTTAATTCTTACAAGaacatttaataatgcatgcatagCAAGGCTTTATTCCTAAAGCGTGTACATATAGTCCGCAGGAGACAAATTAATACAGTAACAATGCATCACTTTCAACCACTTGTTGAAACAACTGTCAAAATGGATTGCTTGCAACATGACTTTTTATAAAGAATTACAGTAGAAATGGTAAGATCACAGTACTGGTTGTCTGCATCTTCATATATCATCTGTCTTGGAAATCTGAAACAATAAAACTACATAATATATGCAGATCAAAACATGTCTCCTATATGCACGTCATTACATACATAATCATCAGTTGAATGTGTGGTGGACAGGACATGAAAATCCATcagtactaaaaataaatgtttatattcacaTTTCGACTAAACAGCAGTTAATAAACTATTGCTTCAACTGATCTCTAACTTCTAAACAGAAATGAACGATTAACTGCACTTACCTCTGCTCAGCCATGGACTGGTCGAAAGCTGATGACGTAACATGCAGGTAGGCCCGCCCTCACGTGATACTGATTGGTCGATTGataagcttaaatctgattggctaaagagtactactgctctgtgttacgagtgttatgctgccacgatttgcacattcaaatgcaaggatacactcatacattttaaacattcaaaggtttttgtgcacagttgtatatctacgaattgtgttttgcatttgtgaaatgtattttacgagtatataattttattttgcgcatgtgaattgctttttgtgaatatatttttttttttcacgcacgtggatattttttgtgtgtacgtgaattaggtttcatgcatgtaaaattgtctacgcatgtgtgaatcatgttttttgcgtAAATTgcatttgagactaatctgcttccatattTGGGGGTCTTTGAGACATCCGTGAGCACACTGACGTCCCTGTACAAATATATTACACACAGATTCACAGGGTCCTCTTTTTAATCAAAACCTGGATAGTTTTTTTCAGACGTGTTGTTTGCTGCCTCATGAGTTTCGTTTTCGTTTGTTTTTCTAAAAACAGTTGAACTGAAGGTTGACATCTTCAGCTCACAGTTCTCGGTAAGTACAAGATTAAGAGACAGTTTTGTACTTCTTTGTGTGTCGGTGATATTGTCGACAGTATTATGAACTATATTCTCGAAATGCGCTGTGAGTAATAATGATATTGTCCTCGACTTTTACCGTCAACAGTCGAAGTCTGCAGTCTAAAGAAtagcaataaaatacaaaataaatacatgcataatgTGTGAAGACAGAAATCAAGACGCATCAGATTTAAATGAAAtgctcaaaagttttttttttcgttcttCTTCACAGAAATGTATACACTTCACATaatgaaaatgaaactaaatCTATTTCACTGTTATTTCTATATTCAAAGCGAACTCACAACAAATGTGGGGTGCAATTCAACACCGACATTATCTTATTAGCAGTAGCAGGAAGTTATTCTAAGGACAATGTgggggttttgtgtgtgtgtgtgtgtgtgtctgtgtgtgtgaagtaAACAAGACTCGTCCCTATTATTTGCTTAAAGCTAAAGTTTTCTTTCAGTTGCCATTTTGAGGAACGGACCGTCAAAGCAATGGACATTGACGAATGTGTGAGTATAGAATTaatatctctctgtctctctctctctctctctcacacacacacacacacacacacattggattTAAAGATTGAAGACCACACTGGAaaacatgatgacagaattaataaGAAACACTGCGTCCTCATATGATTGATTGAAGGCCAGATCTTCTCACTCTTTTATAAAATGTCAATGCTCTGTTTTTATGACTAGGCAAATCCTGCACTGTAAAGACGCCCTTTGACTCGATGAGCGCTCaagataaatataataaacttGGTCATTTTCCTGAAGTAACATGCTACCATACTCACAagacatcaagtcaagtcaagtcacctttatttatatagcgctttaaacaaaaaagtgcgtcaaagcaactgaacaacattcattaggaaaacagtgtgtcaataatgcaaaatgatagttaaaggcagttcatcattgaattcagtgatgtcatctctgttcagtttaaatagtgtctgtgcatttatttgcaatcaagtcaacgatatcgctgtagatgaagtgaccccaactaagcaagccagaggcgacagcagcaaggaaccgaaactccatcggtgacagaatggagaaaaaaaccttgggagaaaccaggctcagttgggggaccagttctcctctgaccagacgaaaccagtagttcaattccaggctgcagcaaagtcagattgtgcagaagaatcatctgtttcctgtggtcttgtcctggtggtcctctgagacaaggtctttacaggggatctgtatctggggctctagttgtcctggtctccgctgtctttcagggatgtagaggtcctttctaggtgctgatccagcatctggtctggacacgtactggatccgggtgactgcagtgaccctctgatctggacacagactggatctggtggctacggtgacctcggaataagagagaaacagactaatattagctttAATTAATACAGCCTACAAATCCtataacggatttggatattagaagcatattagtgtgttatgtgtaagccaggttaaagagatgggtctttaatctagatgtaaactgcaagagtgtgtctgcctcccgaacaatgttaggtaggttattccagagtttaggcactaaataagaaaaggatttgtcgcccgcagttgattttgatattctaggtattatcaagttgagttttgagaacgtagcggacgtagaggattataatgtaacaagagctcattcaaatactgaggtgctaaaccattcagggctttataagtaataagcaatattttaaaatctatacgatgtttgataaggtgccagtgcagtgttgacaggaccgggctaatatggtcatacttcctggttctagtaagaactcttgctgctgcattttggactagctgtagtttgtttattaagtgtgcagaacaaccacccaataaagcattacaatagcaTTACAATGGCTTTcttaggaaagattgcgatcaaatagcacacctaggttgttaactgatgacgaagaattgacagagcagccatcaagtcttagacagtgttctaggttattacatgcagagttattaggtcctataattaacacctttcACCTGAAAttaaaattactcgtcatccagttttttatatcgaccaTGCATTCCGTTTCaatttggtgtgtttcaccgggctgcgaagaaatatagagctgagtatcatcagcgtaacagtgaaagctaacaccatgtttcctgatgatatctcccgagggtaacatataaagcgtgaaaagtaacagccctagtactgagccttgatgtaCTCCACACTGCGCTTGttatcgatatgatacctcttcatttacTGATACGAATTGATGGAGATCATAAaaatacgatttaaaccatgctaatgcacttccattaatgccaacaaagttttttagtctatgcaaaagaatgttgtggtcaatagtgtcgaacacagcactaagatcaaatagcactaatagagagatacaaccacgatcagatgataagagcagatcatttgtaactcttaggagagcagtctcagtactatgacacggtctaaatcctgactggaaatcctcacatataccatttttctctaagaaggaatataattgtgaggataccaccttttctagtatcttggacagaaaagggagatttgagatcggtcagtaattaactagttctttggggtcaggttgtggttttttgataagaggtttaataacagccagtttgaaggttttggggacatatcctaatgacaatgaggaattaataatagtcagaagaggatctatgacttctcaAAGCACCATTTTAGAAGCTTAGATGCTCCTAAAACCCCGGTGGTTTGAAGAATGTGGTTGTTAGGGTGACAGCAATGAAAAAGTTACTCTGGAACATCAAGACTGTGAAACAGATACACACAAAGATAAAGCTATATCAAACTTTTAATGATCTATGAAACTAATGAGAACTAAGAGAAAAGACTAAAAAGATTTCTTACCCTACTAAGGTTGTCTAGTGGACAACGTTAGTAATACAGCCTTCATCTGTCAGCTGAAATgcctattattttttattgctgCTAGGCCCCAGAGCATTACAAATTCATGAAACTAAGCATTCTTAAGAATGACTTGTTCTTCATATGTGAAAAGTTTTGAGGAGCTGGGACAATGCACTTTAAAGATATAagacaaattacttttttttctttcgtttattttaattaattgccATGGCAAAACCTTTCAAGATATCCAAAAACTGTTCATAGTTAAGCATCTTAAGTTTGGCATCTCGTTGACAAAGTTTCGTATGAATAGAATGCTTCTCCTATGAGAAGTATGCAATAATGCACatcctgaattaaaaaaaacaaatatccaCATTCAAACCAAAATAGCTGGCTTCCTGTTGGTCGGAGCTAATGACTAAATTAGAAAGTTTTCCAGCTTGATGAGAAAAATatatgtaccgagtttggtgactgtagctaaaactaacccccttACTTTTgtcaaaaggtggcgctatagagcgtCTGCTCCACACCCATATATGAGCTTTTACCAGTTTCTAATCATCAATAATGCTGATGTGTGTCAGGATAAGAGTTGTCTGGGCTGCTGAGCTTaagataaatataataaacttGGTCATTTTCCTGAAGTAACATGCTACCATACTCACAagacatcaagtcaagtcaagtcacctttatttatatagcgctttaaacaaaaaagtgcgtcaaagcaactgaacaacattcattaggaaaacagtgtgtcaataatgcaaaatgatagttaaaggcagttcatcattgaattcagttatgtcatctctgttcagttaaatagtgtctgtgcatttatttgcaatcaagtcaacgatatcgctgtagatgaagtgtccccaactaagcaagccagaggtgacagcggcaaggaaccgaaactccatcggtgacagaatggagaaaaaaaccttgggagaaaccaggctcagttgggggaccagttctcctctgaccagacgaaaccagtagttcaattccaggctgcagcaaagtcagattgtgcagaagaatcatctgtttcctgtggtcttgtcctggtggtcctctaagacaaggtctttacaggggatctgtatctggggctctagttgtcctggtctccgctgtctttcagggatgtagaggtcctttctaggtgctgatccaccatctggtctggatacgtactggatctggtggctacggtgacctcggaataagagagaaacagactaatattagctttAATTAATACAGCCTACAAATCCtataacggatttggatattagaagcacattagtgtgttatgtgtaagccaggttaaagagatgggtctttaatctagatgtaaactgcaagagtgtgtctgcctcccgggCTGCTGAGCTCTATATGTGTTTGAATTGTGGTGACTGTAGGTGAAACAGTGTGTGCTTCAGAGCCCCTCAAAAATGCTCCAATTGAGCCATTAATTCGATTACCAACAGATAATTTGGATGCAGGTAAACATATTCACCATTTGTTAGTAAATtagtaagtttttgttttttagctcCCATTAAATAGTAACATATTGAGAATAGTGGTTGGTTTGTggcaatcaattaaaaaaatatatattgctatTGCTGTATTACAATTAAAACAGGATACATTGTCATTTTAGCTTATTCTTTCAGTTTTTTGGATTGATTTCTATACTTGATGTGCAAAACAAGCAACAATGTTTAGGTATGCATTTTACATAATTTTGCCCCCTTTAGAACAAATGGGTAAATGTGGGAACTAGAGGTCTTCACTGGTCCAAATATtcatgcccgaacccgaaagagacccgtaatgtactacaccgaaccgacccggacccgtctaatatttcaaaagctggacccggacccgtgtagatccgagaaatgcctacctggacccgacccggacccgtatattatttgaaatctggacccgaacccgacgggaagacacagacccgacttgaCCCaactgtcacatattccaccataaattgctattacaagtcaataaacctgttgcgaaaaatacaactttttgtcttacctaatttaaagagccgtagtctctcttccttgtccctgactgcctgtgatgcattacaatcctccgacaagaaagttattcatgttattcctctcgttactccaagtccaagctgaatccactcattatttcagcttcaaaagtacacttgatgtcacggtgacggatgacaactgctactgtgcacatgtacattcttacataataacttcgactgtttgcccttttgaactataataacgatcgctcgtgcaatgccatggccgctgacgttatttatttgctatcatctgatctcttgtgctctctgctctgcatcgagtctgaatctgcccactaaaactttaagattaaacgtttcatttataatattataaaaatgggagaaaatgtaaaacgcggtttggcggtcgaggtgtccctcactggttgccatagaaacatgaaatgcgctcgagactgcacatgcgtgctagctgtatcaacctaaaatgctttaacgcaatttgagcgtcatagaaaacattaatgtgacagctcagattgtgttgctgatttgaaatatattaaatatgagtgtcatgtctgcaagcattaataccatgcgtgcacttgtattaactctgagtctgcgcgctctgcttctaaaagcagagagagagagagagagatcacttttttttggctcactcttttcttttcctaattttacaagttgcaagttacaaaaaacacaagcagtctttgatcacggccggttgttctccgagtccgatgactccgatcgcacgggtattacacacaatgttaaacagacccgggacccgaggtaatagattcggacccgacccggacccggcttatcatttaaaatatagacccaaacccgtacgggtcccgggtcgggtcctgggtcgacgggtctcgggtgcactgtgaagacctctagtgggaactaagatttgtttttttctcGCTCTAAACCTCATCCACAGTATATAGCTgactgtatttattatttgtgtCATAAGTTAAACAATAGAAAATTGCAATAGACTGCAGTCTGTTGTATTTACAGTACATCCTACAGTACGAACAAAGTTTGAAGGACATCTTATCCAGATATACTTAGTTGAAATATATagtgttataatttttttaaaagacagtgtctaatttttttttttttaatgttaggaCTTGTATACAGCAGGCACTGAGGGTCAAGATGCTGGACCATCTCTGGATGACATGATGCATCTAAACTTGTATCGGCCACACTTGCTGTCAGAGGAGGTACTGATTAAAGACTAGAGCAATAGATTAAATAGAGCACCGTTATCTTTCCTGAATAGCAGTGATACCATattcatgaattaataaatgGCAAATAGTTCAAATGAAAATGGATTGTTTCATTACAATACTTACATTTGTGATATTTATCAAACACCTATTTTACTGGTAAattgaaacataatttttttcatatttttgctcCCAGACTTTATATCTGTTGTTTGGTGTTTATCTGATATAAGCATACCATTCACACAAGTTTGGAGTTCAGACTCACAAGATTATTCCCTCCCTCAGTATTTTAAAAACCGCGGATTTACTTCTGTGTCTGATTTTCTTTATTACTACAGTCTGCAACCATTTGTGACTTTGGAAATACAAATGActagtaataaataaaatgctctAATAATACGAGCAATTTCAACCATGGAAATTCAGAGCGTGCATTCATAACTGTTTTTCCTCTAACAGGACATTTACACAGCTGGTGATGAAATGCCACAACCCTCAGCACCACTGGATATTGCTAAATTTAAAATCAAAGTGGACTGGACAGAACCATTTCCAGAGAGATGGAGAGCAAGATTACAGAAAGCTCTTCAGAGCTGGGTGTCCAGACTGGAAGGAAGACCATCAGTCCACAGCATTAAACTCATGGATGATCAATCCTGTGCAGAGGTGCAGATTACACCATCAACAGGTGAGATAATATCatatatacaatacatttttcaatttaaatCTCATGGATGCTAGTATCTGAAATAGctaaaatacatacagtatttgtACATATTAATACAGAAGAGCAAATACCAGTGTTGGGGTAATAAACAGAAGAGaagatttattttagaaataatgaGTAAAGTAGTAAAGTGGAGTGTCACTCTTATCCAGTATGTTTTCTTTTACTTTTGAGTAATATATGTGAAGATGTGTTCATCTGTCATGCAAAGAAACAACGGCTGTGTACTAAAtgcactcttttttttctttcctgtagCTCTAAAGGTTTTAAAATGTCACAGGACTGCACCTCTACACTTTAAAAATATTAAGGATGGTAAAGTTAAAGGAGATAAGGAAGTGGCTGCACAGATTTATCTGGATGAAGCACATTCTGTGACTGACCTAAAGACCCTGCTGGAGGAGAACAAAGCTCCATCATCAAAGGTATCATGCTTGCTTTATCTAGAATTAAGGCACAATCATCTCATCACTTTATTCATCTGTTTTTAAGCTTTCAAATGCTGAGAGTATATGCATAACTTATAACCATAAAGAAAACTGATGGACCTACTACAATACACACCAGTAACTGTTCAACTATTTCAGTTCAGACTCTCAGTACAGTAGTACTCATCTATGGCCAGCAGCAATAATTTTGTATTAATTCAGTTATCTTCAGGGGAAAAAACTCTTAAATGTAATCCCATCATATGTTTTTAGGTGAACAAAACCAAACCTGTGACTTCAGCTGTATCAGAAGACACAGACAATAGTGAGGATGTTGTTGCAACTAACAGAGCTTCAGATGATGCTGAGatcacacaaacatttaaaaggacCCCCGATACCTCAGCTGGACTCACTCTCCCCCCCCATCAGTTCTGGTACATTCTTCATGCTTACAGAAAGGAGGTAGAGAAAATCGAGGAACAACATGGAGTCAGTATGCAGGCAGAAGTGTCAGTCTCATTCAGATCCACCCAGAGATCAAGCAGTGATTCAGTCTCCAAAGCCTCCGAGGACTTTCAGAAACTTGTCAGTGATTGTGTGGTTAATTCTAGTGATGCTGCCATCAATCATAATGACATGAATTTAGATATTGTGAAGCAGGCAATTCGTACCATTCAGTCTGAGGAGGCAAAGTTGATGTTGACCATGTCTGCCAGTAACCGCCTGTTCTATGGACCAAATAAAATTACAGACTTGATTAAAAGAGAGAAGCCTGATTATGGACCAGGAGCAGTGGGTGGAGCAGAATGGGATAAGGAAGTGAATTTTAGAAGACGAAGTGAAGCAGATACTGATTTCAATGAAGATTTAAAAGGAAATTCTATACATGACAGTAAAAGTGTTCATGATGAAGAGGAGACATGTGCTATTTGTATGGACAGCTTCACCAACaagaaaaaactgaaatgtgGGCATGAATTCTGTCAGGAATGTATAAGGCTGTCAATGGAGAGTCTGGGATCCATCTGTCCTGTGTGTAAAA encodes the following:
- the dtx3lb.3 gene encoding uncharacterized protein dtx3lb.3, producing the protein MDIDECDLYTAGTEGQDAGPSLDDMMHLNLYRPHLLSEEDIYTAGDEMPQPSAPLDIAKFKIKVDWTEPFPERWRARLQKALQSWVSRLEGRPSVHSIKLMDDQSCAEVQITPSTALKVLKCHRTAPLHFKNIKDGKVKGDKEVAAQIYLDEAHSVTDLKTLLEENKAPSSKVNKTKPVTSAVSEDTDNSEDVVATNRASDDAEITQTFKRTPDTSAGLTLPPHQFWYILHAYRKEVEKIEEQHGVSMQAEVSVSFRSTQRSSSDSVSKASEDFQKLVSDCVVNSSDAAINHNDMNLDIVKQAIRTIQSEEAKLMLTMSASNRLFYGPNKITDLIKREKPDYGPGAVGGAEWDKEVNFRRRSEADTDFNEDLKGNSIHDSKSVHDEEETCAICMDSFTNKKKLKCGHEFCQECIRLSMESLGSICPVCKKVFGKLEGNQPDGTIQVKRSKYPSLPGYLDCGTIEIIYDIPSGIQTAKHPNPGKPFRGATRHAYLPDNREGNEVLALLRKAFEQKLIFTVGRSTTSGIDNIVTWNDVHHKTNKNGGPESYGYPDPDYLKRVKDELKAKGIE